The Octopus sinensis unplaced genomic scaffold, ASM634580v1 Contig18959, whole genome shotgun sequence genomic sequence TCTCTGGACCTCTTTGTGGtcctttttttcaaaatttccctTTTTCGAACGTTTTGAGTTGTCAAATTTCGAAGTCGCTCTAGACATAAGGTTTATTTATCTAGAAATTGCGGAAAATAAATGTTCCCAAATGGAGTGAGATGCATTTATTGTAAATCTATTCTGAAAAATCTACGCTCCTGTTCTGACTAACTTGATCTAGCTGCCGTGAACACTCTTTGCCACGCCCATTCTGGTGATTAGCTTGGTGCTGTCTCTTAGGCTTTCACAAAATTCTTCTTTGATGAAGAGTCTGTTTAGATCGTCGTTGGCATTCGTCTGGCTCTTAAAGTGGGCCAGCTTTATGCTTTTCGGTGCGGGAAAGTTATCGACTTTAAGGGATTTTATCTTCTTTCTAGAAAACTGAGTTCCAAACATTACCCTTTGGCAGGCTTCCGTTCCATTTTAGAGACTGTGAATCTTGATGGCAAAGACAGGAAACCTTTAGACCAGATGATGCTTCTTCCTTTTGAAATAACAAATTTCTCGTCTGGGATGTCGCCtgtcatctttaaaaaaatatagttaaTTCTGCGGTCCCGCATCCGAGTGCGGTCAGTACTGGAGATTTCTGGGTGACAAATATCGCGGAAAAAACCATCGGTATTCTCGGAGTGGAAAAatgtaaattctttttttatggaTTCTCTTATCTCAAAAAGACCGTGAGACTTCAGAAAGTCAAGCTAGCTGTTTCAGCGTGTCTTTTTTGCAACTATACGCAAAAATTGTATTTAATTCTCTGGGGACAAGGGTGTTTGCTTTTTTGCTTATGAACTTTTTTTGCATTAATTGACTTGACTTTGAACACATTTTTTGCACAAAATGGCAAAAACCGAATTGCAATTCTTTAGTGGTCAACAAGTCTCACACGTCACATTTAAACAAAGGTGAAAATTTATTGATTGCTCAAATTTTCAGTTCTAAATTGTCTCCCAAACACATAAGAAATGCTGTATCTCTATACGATAAATACCTGACGCATTCACGGGCGAATTTTTTGTTCTAATTTTCCGCAGGCCTGTTCAAGAAATTATTTGATTCAATACTGTTGTAAAAATACGGAAGTAGACGCAGCAGGAGTTTAATAAAATcctaaaaaatgcaaaaaatgtttttaattcaaataaagaTTAAATTCTGCGATTTTAGAATTTTTGAATGCGGTGAAGACAAAAAAGTGATTTTCAGATAGAGTTCTGTATTTGATAGTTTTATATCATCCATCTTGTTCGCAACATGTCCTGGAAATCTTTTTTTATTCGCCAGCATGATTATACATTTGCAAAATTTGCAACTTATCTAATTGttgcaatttttattttactttttagagGAATAAATAACCAACACCACCCTCTATTTCTAAATCAGTTCCTTTTCCCCACTTGGTTCAATTATGAGGTTACTGGTTGAATTTATCTCTCCGTCAGTGATTTTGATCTCGTAACTATCTATTACCATCATACTCTTTAATGTTTTATCAACATTTTGTGTGGATATGATCGACTGGACTCGAGTATCCTTTCAATTGTTTGACTGCTGATTCCATACTTCCTACAAAGATGCAAGTATATCTCAAGACTTCGCTATCTTTTCTGACATAATCACTGTTTAGCATTTTTCCACAGTAGGTTGCAAATGATTAACGGTTTTTTGCTTCTTGTTGTAGTTTAGATGCACATTCCACCTGTTTATCACAAttgcaacaaatttgataaaccaAGAAGGAAACTTGCGTTTCACAGGCACTCAACGAAGTAGGCCTGATCAACCAAGTCATATGCCTTCTTCACATTTACCCACATCGACACTGGTGAGTTTCCGTGGACTCTGGAGGCATTTTTTGGTTAGTGCCGGCTCCTTAGATCCCTGGCAATCCCGCCAAGTATCTAACTGGTTCTCGGACAGAATCCCATTCACCTCCACAAAATTTCTGACCTCAGTAGCCACCACCTTAGTCATCAACTTGTACAGGTTGGGAATACAGGTTATCGAACGATAATCTGTCGAAGCGGAAGGATTATCTACTTTAAGAATCAAATAAGTGACTCCAGTACATAACCACTCTGGAATCGAGTCAGGGTCAACGGTAAACTGTTGATTGCTTGACACATGCAATCATGGATTGGTTTGCAATTTTTTATAGAGAAATTATACACCCTATCGACCCCAAGTATCTTTCAGTCAGAGAGACAAATTACTGACAAACGGAAACGACACACCACTGCGAGAACGTGCTTTCCACATACTCCCCCGTGTATCAAGAATTTTGGCTTTTTCTGGGTACCCTCCTTTGTCTCTCCGTGCAGCCGCTGATAGAACAGCCTGCGATTAAACTCAAACAAGTTGTTTTCTCGCTTGCGCTGACACCGAGATTCTGATAAACGAGGTATAAATAGAGCCTTACGCACGATCGCATAAGATATTGCATGATTGATGCAAATCATAGCGTCACTCCTGAGTTCCCACCAAGGTATCTTTCGGGTCACTTTGCGGTCCGAAAGGGGGACAACACGATTCGCAGAGATATGCCTACTAAATATCTTCTTAACTTGCAAGAGTAGCAACAACTCGCTACTCTGGTGCTCGTGTTGTATAGAACACAGGGGCATCCCCTCGGCGTAGGCGTCTTGGCCAGCTTCTTCAGTGCCTTCAACAATAATTTCGAGCTAAAGCAAGAATTCGCATATTGATTTTCTTAGTTTATAATAGATCTCACGTCTTGAGACGGCGTATTATGAATCCTTAATTTGAGATGATAGAAAGGGATTAAAGAAGGTCGAACAAGTTAATATAGTGAACAATCACGGGGACCATTTTCCggaaaatataagtatatttttacagaaaattagAGTAAAATCGTTTGAAAAATTTCTGTCCCTGGTCTAAATCATTAATTGATTGCTTAAAATCATCAGTGAAAACAATTTGTAACAAAGTGCGTATTTCATTCTATCTGCTagttttttaaattcttaatgacTTCAAAGTCAAGGAAGTAAATGCGATGATAAAAAGTATTCTAAGAAAAGGAATGATAAGAATGAGATTATTTCGATAAAAGaattcattttaacaaatatgttGCATTTTTgagaagattgaacagaaaagtCAATACAGTGTGCGGAAAAAAACGGTTTTCTAATTTCTGTATAAATCAACTCCATGATATGAGGtacttaaaataaaatgagatttgAGTTATATTAAAAGTCAAATTTCCTTAACTATTATAAGAACAGGAACTAGCTAATCCTGTGACTCAATTTCCATTAAGAATTCTAAGTGGAAAATGACAAGTCAACTTTTATAGTCGACTTCCCCACAGAACACGTTATTCTTCAATAGTTCGTCGGTTTCTTCGGCCGTCAAAGAATCCCCTGAGATGAGTCATTGCTGACTAACCAGTGAATGTCAGTAAATTTCTGAACTCTCTTTCTGAAATCTTTCCGTTTTGTTCTCTGTCGACCGTACTGAAAACTTGGACAAATTCGTTAAATCCGTTTGTTGTTTTGGCCCCCATTACTGATTTTACAATGGACAAGACTTCCTCGATAGTTACGCGTGAGTCTAAgtgaagaaaacataagaaaacttAAATTGTAGTTCGTTGTGCATTTATTAATTTCGGCCATACTGGCACAAATTCCGAGGTTATAAatcacatctgcaatgtttttgtGAGGGATTTTATTGTCGCCAATATTGTCGAATATCGAAAAAATATCCTCACACTCTTAGATTTTTAATCGAAGGAATACCGGCAATGAGGTCTGGTGATAACGTCTCATTTCTAGTCATTTGCAGACACACTTTTTAAAACAGTTTATTTATTTGGATTAAccttcagaaaaaaatttttgtcaCACTTagtatttttgtaaaataattttactaaaaatttgttccttttcattatttctaaacAAGTTTTTGAGCTTGTTTAAACAGCAAAAAGTCCGTAATACTATTTactttgtgacatatttcagttATAAGTTAATTTAACTATTCAGATGAGTTTATTAAGGACAATAGTTATaaaaattcatttgtttttatgggGCTATAATATCATATTTTCAATATGCGTGATTGAAGTAGAAATAGTCTAATTTATCATTTAAAGTACTTATTTAACTGATAAAATGtcgaaaatcaaaaaatcagttttttaaattaatatttctttaatctTGTCCTGTCTCATTTAAAGACTCCATGGTCTCTTTTTTGCCCGAATGTTTTTTCCTAAAATGATTCAACAATTTGGACGGTTTCATTGCATCATTTATTAATGACTTATTACACAGTAAGCAATATAGTCCactataaaagaatttttataaatCCAAATTCCAAATATTCATTTTTAGGACGactcatacaaaaacaaaaaacaaaggtttaccacttttaaaaataaactaacttaatttaaaataaaaaatttttaattattaaattgattTCGATCCCaggttgagaatatttcaattggacttaagaaaattataaatctCATTCCTGACTAAAAAAAGTTTTCTCCGACAGATTCTCTCCAAACAAACTGATCTCGTCAGTTGCCGAGGCTGGGTCGGTGGCCAAACTCGCGGAGttcaaaaaattaagaaaatactcTTCCCTGACCAGAAATCATATTTTTGCGCCAATAGCGGTCAAGACATCTAGGGTAATAAGTTCGGAAACACTTTCTTTCCTTCGTCGGCTTAGGACGAAGATCGCCAAGAAAAGCAAAAATTCCAACGAGACTCGTCATCTTCTCTAAGGAGTCTCGTTGGCGATCGCCCGGGGAACAGCCAGGATATCCTATGTGCCGGATATTCAAAATTGTGAATTCAAATTAAACTGTGTTAACAAAAACGTTTAAAAATCGCGAAAAAGAACCTCGAAATTCCATCCTCTCTAAATTCGAAAAATTAGCACTTTCGGGATTTATAAACCCTACAAAACATGAAAGTAGTCCCGGCAATGGATTTGGTCGAGATTGTGAAAGGAGTAGCTGATAATAGAAAAGACGACGACGTCAACGACCGTTTCAACCACTCCTACACAGCAATGGCTCTCATTTTGTTTGCACTAATTATGACTACTGAAAGCTATGTTGGAAATCCAATAAAATGCATGGTTGAAGGTGAAGCAGGTAATTCTCATTTTCTAAGTTCAAAGGCATTGGTTCTTACGCCGAATCCATGTGCTGGGTTAAAAACACGTACCACGTCCCAATGAACCAACAAATCCCCGAAACAAATTTTTACGAAGGAAAACCACAGCTGAGATACTACCAGTGGGCGCCGTTCATTTTCATcgtgtttgcatttatgtgccaACTCCCACGTCTTTTTTGGAGGTCAAATAATGAGACGTGTGGCCTAAACCTGCAAAATGTTATCGAGATCGGGGAAATTTATCACAATgcagaagaaagggaaaaaagagaCGACCAAATAAAACTAATCACCATACATTTCAATCGCTACTTCAATTTTAAGAACCGGCAGAAAAAAGGCTTTAACATTTTTTGGACAAAATCGCTCACTATGACTTATCTCTTTACCAAACTGCTATATTCTCTGAACGCTGTGGCACAGTTCTTAATAACAGATCTCCTGCTTTCAAATGGGAAATTAAAACTCTATGGTATCACTTTACTCAGAAATCTTATCACTGGAGCCTCACCAGACTCAGGTTTCTTTCCAGGGCAGACTTTGTGCGACTTTAATGTTCGAAAAATAGGAATGGAGAAATTTGGGCAAAACTATACTGCCCAGTGCGTTTTGTCAGTAAATTTTTATTTGCAggctattttttcattttactggTTTTGGCTTGTTTTTGTGATTTTCTATAACTGTTCTAACACATCATATTGGATGTATCAccttctttcaaaaacaaattctcgTTATTATGTCCGCAAACACATCCGTCGagaactttttttaaattctcagaGTCAGGAAAATTGcaatgaaaaagaaatgatgaaTAATTTTATTAATCAGTACCTCAAAACTGACGGAATCTTTGCACTCAGACTCATGTCAAAAAATGTCAGCGACATTGTTTTGACTGACTTTATAAGTGCCCtttatgaaaattacaaaatcatGGAAATTGCTAAAAAGACCGAAAGCAGTTCTATTTTATAATTCTTGATTTCTTAACGTTCCTTGGTTTTAATACAATTaatttacttatttgcttttacaCGACTTTACAGCGCCCTGCCTATCAAGTTCAATGTTTATCTGAAGACAAACTTTAATGGGAGACTCTGAAGCGTATAGATTTAATAGAATTTGACcatcttttcaaatattctcatgcTCACGTGCAGAGTTCTATTCACTCTCGGTCTTATCTGACAATTTCATCATGGACTTTTGGTTTTGAAAATTTCGTGAATCATTGTGTCCAAAGCAATTGGAACGAGATCAAATACTAAAAATCGCGCTGAATTTTCAAGCTGAGGCTGGCCAATGAATGCATTGAATAACAACCTTTTTTTAAAGTGTGAAAATTACCTTTGAAGAATCTTTTTTGCTGTGATTCCCGGATATGACACTTCCAACGATCCGCTTTTTCAGGTGCTATTTTTGTTTCCCTTGCCTTTGATACCAGTGCTGTCTTCTGCAAAGCACGGATCTCCAGGAGAATACGctacaaaaattgaaaattatttctgTAAAGCACTGCCAGAATATTCTTGTGTATTATTGAAAACCATAAAAGTTAGATAAGCATTTATTAGTTTTAAATCTATTCTAAttgattttttaaagaaacaagTTCTTGAGCGAGTAAATGCCAGAACAAGTGGCGTCCCAAACAAGGCATTTCCTGTCCGATTAAGAAAAGCCATGATTCTGTTTATACGTTCTGCTCCGGTAATTTGAACTAACTGAGGCGACTCATTTATAGTCTGATTTTGAGGGGATCCTGCACCGTCTGCAGAATAGATCGGATATCCAGACACAAGCCAACTGTCATCGTCTAGCAAAGTCTCCAAGAGTGGAGATTGTACTGCATCTAGACAAAGTTGGCTAAAGGTAGGCATCCTTAGTGACAACAACTTGTCGGAAGCATCCTTTCAACAATGATCCATAGTAAGCTCCAGGAAGTAGCCCTTTTATAAGACAAGCTTCAGAAGAAGTACATGTTCTCCACATGAGTTGTAGATAGGCCTGAAAAGTGAGTCAGGTTGCCGCAAAAAATTCCCCAGAAGTgcacaataaataaacaaagtgCAAGTTTTGTATGTTCACGTCGAGGCCGATAAAGCAAAAAAACAGGTTACAAAGAAAAGATATTGGGAACCCCCAATGATAATGTCATTGAGAGCAATTTGATTTTCTAGACAGCTCGATCGATTTTTGCAGAAACAACTTGATCACAGTTTTACCAATCAATATAGAACTCCCACAAATGTAGGCCAGGCAGATCAGGCCAAAGATCTCTGGTGATCGTTCCAATCATGTTTATAGGATGCAGTCTCTCGTGAGGGGCTGTTTTTAATGTCTAGTTGATCGCATGGGGCTTGGCTTGAATGGCGTATCAGAGTTGGCTTAAAATTCCCATGTGACTTACATCCGTTGGGGATTCAAACCCCAAACTGTGACGGCACGACTTTTGACACCTCTGAGGAAAAGCCTCGATGTCAGACGGCTGAGTAtttaaaaaactatatttttaaacaaatttataattctGCAAACATTTGATTTACTGTCGTGTTTTGTTTGCGTGTGTCATTTTATGGTAGAAGTTGACACACTTAAGAGGAATTAATGTCTATTTACTTTCGAGTGGGATACTCAATTAGAAACTTCTGAAgcaatttaattgttatttattaaaaataatcatttaatCCGGTCTGGTTCTATAATCTCAATAATCCAGACTTAATCTAATGACAAAACTATCGACTAATCACTGAATCCCCATTGGAAAatcttattattgttgtcacGCTGTTGAACATTGAAAATCAGCTTTGATTGGCATTTCTGTctcaatgattttattttttgtgaaaaGGGAATAATTATGTGAGTAATCCAAAACTCCCAAAATTGAATTTCGCTTTTTACAGGTGATAAACATTAATAAATTGAGGGCCATAgtggaaattttaatttttaattataaaagacAAGATCGATATAAAAGATGATGCAATGCAGGCTAAAAATTGCATCTTCTGTTAAATCTGAACGATCGTACAGTCTGAATTTATATAACGCTCATTACGCAGAAAATAGTGTTCgtgatggatttggttgacattGTCAAAGGAATAGTAAATACAAGAAAAGATGATGACATCAACGACCGCTTTAATCACTCGTACACAGCAATGGTCCTCGTCTTGTTTGCAGTGGTAGTGACCACCGAAAATTATGTTGGCAATCCAATCAAGTGCTGGACGCCTCCCCAATTCACCGGTAACTTTTTTTTGATATGTAGACAATTTTAATTCTTACACCCATTCCATTTGCTGGGTCAAAAACACGTATTACATTCGATTGAACGAAACAATCCCTGAAACAGACTTTTACGAAAGGAAACCTCAGTTGCGATATTATCAGTGGGCTCCGTTTATCTTCCTCGTGTTTGCACTGCTATATCAACTCCCTTGTCTTTTTTGGAGGTCGAATAATGAGACATCGGGCATCAACCTCCAAAATATTGTCGAGATTGGGGAAAAGTACCACGAAGCAGAAACCAACGAAAACAGAGACGAGCAAATCAAACTTATTACCAGACATTTTAATCGCTATTTTGGGCTTAAACAACGATGCAAGAGTGGATCTATCATTTGGAAAAAATCGCTCAGTGTGACTTATTTGGCCACAAAAATGTTGTATTTCCTCAATGCTCTGGCTCAGTTCATAATCACCGATCTTTTGCTTTCCAACGGCAACTTGAGTGTCTATGGTGTTACTTTAGTGAGGGATCTTCTGTCTGGGAGGACACCGGAGTCTATTTTCTTCCCCAGACAGACTTTGTGTGACTTTTATGTCCGAGAATTGGGATTGGAGATTATTGGGACCAGACATACTGTTCAGTGTGTCCTTTCTATCAATTTGTTTTTGCAAGCCATATTTTCATTCTATTGGTTTTGGCTCCTTCTGGTCCTTCTCTATAATCTTTCTAACACATTCCATTGGATGGTCCACCTTTGCTCAAAAAGCAATTCTCGTTCTTATGTCCTCAAACACATTCGTCAAGAACTTTTACTCAATTCCAATCCTGACAAGTGTTGTAGAAACGACCCGCAGATTAACAAATTCATCGACCAGTACCTCCAGACTGACGGAATCTTTGTATTGAGACTGATTTCCCGAAATATCAGTGATATTGTTATGACTGATCTCACGAGCGCCCTCtatgaaaatttcaaaattatggaAAGTGTGTCTAACCTGGAATCCAGTTTTAGTTTCGCTAAAAATGTTTGATTTaataatttctctttattttccgaATGTTTGAGGTTTCTTGATCACAATCAAATAAATCGTTTTTTCGGCTAAGCTAATTCCCCCGCTGATAAGTGATTtgccaaaatatatttacattacttttatatcaaaaaaattgttttcttacTGCCTAGAATTTAATTCGTTAGAATGGCCGTACTACAGAAATACGGGCATACGTATCTACCAACAATTTTTTTCACTTGAGTTAAAAATTCACTTGGGATAACTGCGTAAACTGTGGCTCACTAAAATATATTGTAGGTTACCTTTTCTCCTGCCCACCCCGTCCGTTTCCTTTTATGGATATAAATTCGAGgcggaacaagaaaaaaaatattttcttatatctaCAATTTGATCTCCAAAATTTAAAGTCTCTTTATTAAGTGTGACGGAATTCAGATAAACAAATTTAATCGTGCAAGTTGGGTTGCagattatatatcaaatataagtaTTCAGATTATTTAGGGGTTTCGTTCTTATCTCAGCAAAATTTGCATCAAAAACAAGTTTAGCCAATTAATAGTCTTGACACTGGAAGAATTTAATCTATACATCATTTGATCTCTACATGTCCCGTATAATAGATATAGTCAGAAGGTATCGACAAATTAGCAAGTTTTGCCTGACAGAAACagataaatttaacctttttttgtTAATTAACATTTTTAAAGATCCTGTGACCAAGGGCTGTTCATAATTTACCTAGAAGCGAAGTAATTTACGCCAACGACATTGATTTTGTCTGTCGAAATCAGAACTCATTTGAAAACTAAccgcgaatcgagatggtttttcgagcggatatcccttgcgatagtacgctctaattctctctcgatcgcgtcggctccCCGCCCatgaagcttttaattaattaacttgtaatTAAATActtgtttcattaaaaaaaattaaaagtgatCTTTCATTTTTTGAAGGACTTGTCTCTGGTAATAAattcaaacaaaacaaactacCATATCCTTTGTCGGGAcgaaaaatgagaaaaagtgaAGAACATGCAGGAAAGTTGGATCTATTCTTGAAGACTCAGAAAACGTCATTCAAAAAAGTGCAGCCTGTTACCTCTTTCGAGAAAATATGGACGATCTGGATGCGGCGCAAGTACGTAAAACACGCCTTCGAATTCGATTGTACAACTTCTTTGTCGAATCAATCTTGCTATATATCGCGGAGACGTGGGGTCTAactgccaaaaaacaaaaacagctcaACTCTTTACACAGAAAACAATTAAGACTAGTCCTAGGAAATGCTGGCCACAAAAGATGAACCACAAAGTACTCTAAAGAATTACTTATACATCCGAGATCGCAAAAAAAATAATGTCCAAAAAATCGCTGTTCTTTGGACATGTCCTATGAGCCTCGCAAATGATGCCAGCCAATCAGGCCATGGAATCTTACTTCTGCTTACCAAACAAAACAACATATCTGGGCCGACAAAATATAACATTTGGATGACATATTTATcatgatattttttataatttttaagcaTCGAATTCACTTTGGTTTAAAAACAACACTAtttaaatttaccattatttaagttttgaataaaatttcACTTGGCCGTGGTATGTCGTTGGGGGATGAGGATGCATGTGATAACCAGGACAATAAACGAATCGAACAAACTTCAACCGAGGAATTAGGGCTAAAGATAATTGTTATACAATATGATAACAAATATGACAGAAACGGTACCTGAATCCGAATTTTGATCTCTACAACATAACACACAAACCAATCACTCTCTCTCAAGTCGATGCTGACGGGGAATATACTCTATTCAACAAACTGATAGCTGAACTGGACATTGGGAATATATCCGGCAAGACTGAGATAGTCTGCAATGCTATTCACGTGCTGGGAGTGTCTCACATGAGCACTGAAAATGTGTTCTCCTCGTTCTCTGAATATTTCCCAGCAGAAGTGGAGTGGATCGACGACAATTCATGTGTCCCATTATAAGCACTAATCATAGGCAATGTCCTGTTCCCTTCCCCTACCCAAGTGGCCGAGTTGCTTGGGGAAATGTTGGTCCCGGCGGGAGATTGGGACTGTCCTTTCTCGGTCTCCGAATATGGAACTTTGGGCACTCACTGGAAGGTCTTTCGCTTAGCAGACGAGCGATTACTCCACATTCGACTTAAATTGATCAGTTTGATGGTCACGCGTCATTTCAGGTGATCGGAAGAGGGCTGGGGCCGAATCGCGGAGTGAATATTACCGTATTCACGGAAACCCCAACTACAAGAACATGAAAGGGTTGATAACAAGTTCTTATCGTTCACGTGCTAAACGGAGACCAAATCGGGGCAATGGGGCAAAACAGGAGTCGGGGAATAACGATTTGCGGAGTCTAATCAATCGAGCTGAtcgtttttcttaattttctcattCATTGTTTGTATTCAGTCGGGCTTGCTTTCTTCTCAGGGGGCACGTCGATGGTGATAAACGTGGAAATATTTGGTAGAAACACAGATAAAGAGAGTAAAATAAGCATGATTGTCAGAGAGCGTGGAATCGTTTCATGTTCATTCGTACCGAGCCGAGTTGTCTGTCAATTTCGTCCAAGCGAGTTTCGATTTCTTGCTAAGAAATGAGTGGGCTGATTACGCGTTTGTTGCGATTTCTCAGTGACACCTTTCCACTCCCGAAATTGCAGGATATTCTAGAAAGCAGGGATGAGAGCTGCCATTAGTTGGGCTCAAACCTCGTTTTTTTCGCTTATCAGTTTTTTCATCTCCTCTTTTAGATTATCCACCGTTTTTATAGTTGTGTTGTCGTTGTTTTTTGGACTTGACTTGGTTTGTTT encodes the following:
- the LOC115231928 gene encoding innexin-11-like codes for the protein MLYFLNALAQFIITDLLLSNGNLSVYGVTLVRDLLSGRTPESIFFPRQTLCDFYVRELGLEIIGTRHTVQCVLSINLFLQAIFSFYWFWLLLVLLYNLSNTFHWMVHLCSKSNSRSYVLKHIRQELLLNSNPDKCCRNDPQINKFIDQYLQTDGIFVLRLISRNISDIVMTDLTSALYENFKIMESVSNLESSFSFAKNV
- the LOC115231927 gene encoding innexin-11-like, coding for MNQQIPETNFYEGKPQLRYYQWAPFIFIVFAFMCQLPRLFWRSNNETCGLNLQNVIEIGEIYHNAEEREKRDDQIKLITIHFNRYFNFKNRQKKGFNIFWTKSLTMTYLFTKLLYSLNAVAQFLITDLLLSNGKLKLYGITLLRNLITGASPDSGFFPGQTLCDFNVRKIGMEKFGQNYTAQCVLSVNFYLQAIFSFYWFWLVFVIFYNCSNTSYWMYHLLSKTNSRYYVRKHIRRELFLNSQSQENCNEKEMMNNFINQYLKTDGIFALRLMSKNVSDIVLTDFISALYENYKIMEIAKKTESSSIL